TGTATCCAGAAAACAAAAAAGCAATAGATTATAAAGAATCTATTAATAACCTATTGAGAAATAATTCTATCGGAATTAATTATAGTGTAGATATTTATGATAAGAACGATAGAGATGCGATGCATTATACTACAGTTCAATATGCAAGACAAACAAAATACGGAAGTATTACTGCCAAATTAAATTATTCAAACCGATTTAAGACAGATAATTATTTATATGAATTAGATTTATATCCAAGGATAAAAGAAGGTATGTACGCTTATTTAAGTGCAGGTTTTTCTAATAGTCCTTTAAACCCTAGTTTTAGGTATGGAGCAGAATTGTATACATCTTTGCCTAAAAGTTTTGAGGCTTCTTTGGGTATTAGAGGTATAAAATTTTCTTCAACAACAATTATATACACAGGTTCTATTGGTTGGTATACAGGTAATAGTTATTGGGTTTTTAGACCTTATATTACTCCAGGTAATCCAGGTACAAGTAAATCAGGTAGCATAGAGTATAGAAAATATAGAACTGACGCTGATAACTATTTTACTATTGCTATTGGTTTTGGAGTTTCTCCAGAATTAGATCGTTTTGTTGCGGATTTAGATCAGGAAACCATTTTTCAATTAGATTCTCAAAAATTAAATTTAGGATATTTCTTTTCTTCTAAAAATAAAAAAAATGCTTGGGGATTAAGAGCAAGTGTTTTTAGAGAAGAGAAACCATTTTCGAAAGGAGATTATTTCTTGTATACTTCTTTAGGAGTTTCTTATCATTTAAGATTTAAGTAATTTTATTTTTTAAAAATTCTATGTTCTGATTTTTTGGTATCAAATGAATAATTTTCTTTTGATAAGGATACGAATTCGTATATTCAGTTTTTTTAATCAGATACTCTTAAAAACAAATAAAAATGATGTCTAAAATGACTAAAGAAGCTTCCCAAACAAAGAAAAGTACACTTGTACCCATAATTATAATAGCAGGTTTGTTCTTTATTTTTGGGTTTGTAACTTGGATTAATGGTGCATTAATTCCGTTTATGAAAACCATAAACGAACTTACAGATGCTCAGTCTTATTTAGTAGCATCAGCATCTTATATTTCTTTTGTTGTAATGGCATTACCGGCTTCTTACATTATAAATAAAATTGGATACAAGAAAGGAATGTCTTTAGGGTTAATCGTAATGGCAATTGGTGCTTTGTTATTTATACCAGCAGCAGAAGCAAGAACGTATTGGATGTTTTTAACAGCCATTTTTATTCAAGGAATAGGTATGACTTTGTTGCAAACAGCGTCTAATCCTTACATTACTATTTTAGGTCCTATGGAAAGCGCAGCAAAACGTATTGCAATTATGGGAATTGCAAATAAAGTAGCCGGCGGACTTGGGTCTGTTATTTTTGGAGCTATTTTATTATCAGGAATAAAAGGAATTAAAGAACAATTAAATGTTGTTGGTGAAGCAGAAAAAGCAAATTTATTAAATACAATGGCAGACAGTGTTGTTACGCCTTATATTATAATGGCTATTGTTTTATTCTTGTTAGGTATTTTAATCAGAAAAGCGCCTTTGCCACATGTTGAAGCACAACCGATAGAAGTATCCAAATCTGGAGAAAAAACAAAAACAAGTATCTTTCAGTTTCCACATTTGTGGTTAGGTGTTTTAGCGTTGTTTTTATATGTAGGTGTTGAGGTTGTTGCGGGAGATACCATTATCTCTTATGGAATCTCTTTAGATATTCCTGTAGAAGAAGCTAAGTTTTTCACATTGTTTACATTAATGGCAATGGTGGCTACGTATGCTTTAGGTGTATTTTTAATTCCTAAATATATAAGTCAGTCTTTAGCTTTAAAAGCAAGTGCTATCTTAGGAATTTTACTCTCATTTTGTATTGTATTCACAACCGGTTTTACATCTGTGCTTTTTGTAGCAGCCTTAGGAATTGCAAATGCATTAGTTTGGCCAGCAATTTGGCCTTTGGCTTTAACGGGTTTAGGGAAGTTTACAGAAAGAGCATCTGCTTTATTGATTATGGCTATTTCAGGTGGAGCAATTATCCCTCCATTATATGGTTATTTAGTCGATAGTAAAAAAGAAGAATTAATTTCAACTGGAATAAATGAAGTGAATGCTTTGGCAGAAGCGTCTTCTTTTGGATATTGGATTTTGTTACCTTGTTATATCATTATTCTTTATTATGCTTTCTGGGGGCATAAAAAAGGTTTGTAAAAAACGAGTTGTGTGCAATTTAAAAAATGACCGAAACCATTTCAAATAACGAAAAATCACTTAACATTCTGAATAAATTAATTCTGAATGGATTTTATGATGGAAATATAAGTGCGAAAAAGATTGAACTAAATAGAAAAAAAGGTTTATTCAATTCAGGAGGCATCCATAGAATAATTGGAGTTTTGAATAATAAAAATAAGTTTGAATTAAATTTAGACTTTAAATTCCCAATGAATATTATTTTAAAAGTTGCAATCGGAATCGGAATTATTTTCTCAATAGCAACATTGGTAAATGGAAATTGGTTTTTAATTATACCTTTTTTTAATGTTCCTTTTCTAATAATATTTATTGATTTTAAACTAAAAAAGAAAAAGGAAATTAAAATCCTTACTTCAAAGTTTTTGGAATTATATAAATCGGAATATGAAATGGAATAAAAAAACTACACGTAACAACGTATGAAAAACACTTAATTTTAGCCTAACCAAAAGTTGTTTCCTTTTTAATGACTGCTATTTTTCTGAGAAAATCGCTGTTCACAAAAACCAAAAGTTTCAATACATAAATACATTATGTGGATAAATAGAATCTTAAATAATTGCTTTTATCATTCTATCATTTCCAAATAAATCTTTTTTAAGTTCAAGATTGCTAAACCCTTTTTGTTTTAACATTTCAACAGTTTCTTTACCTAAGTATTGATTGATTTCAAAAAATAAGATTCCGTCTTTTGTAAGATGGTTTTTCGCTAAATCAGCAATTTTAGCATAAAAAATTAACGGATTATCATCATCCACAAACAAAGCCAAATGAGGTTCGTTTTCTAAAACATTGTTGTTTATTTCAACCTTTTCTAACTCTCTTACATACGGAGGATTAGAAACGATGATGTTATATTGTTGAGGTAGTTCTTCAGTTTGTAGAATATCCATTTCTAAAAATGAGAGATCAACATTATTTAAAATTGCGTTTTGTTTCGCCTTTTTTAAAGCTTCAGAAGAAACATCAATAGCAGAGATTTTTACATCTTTTAAATTTTTAGCCAAAGAAATTGGTATGCAACCAGTTCCTGTTCCGATATCAAGAATTGATAACTTTGCAACTTTGCAACTTTGTGACTCTGCAACTTCTTTTAAAACCCATTCTACTAACTCTTCCGTTTCTGGTCTTGGAATTAGTGTGTTTTCATTCACTATAAAAGGCAATCCATAAAACTCCGTTTTCCCTAAAATATACTGAATAGGTTCTTCTTTTTTTAATCTAATAATGATCTCTTTTAATTCTGATAAAATTTCATCAGCAATTAAAAAGTCTGGTTTCATTACAGTATCAACTCTTTGTAGGTTGAGTTTTTCTTCTATCAACAAAAAAAAGAAAGTATCTATTTCTGTCTTCGGATAAATTTCTGAAAGTGTATCGGTAAAGTAAACTCTAAATTCTTTTAATATCATAATTTTTTTAGCATCCAAACATTACAAGAATAGTGTCCTGTATTTCCAATTGGTTTATCAAGATTTATAAAACCATTCTTTTTATACAATGCTCTCGCTGCATTCATATAAGGCATCGTTTCTAAATAACAATGTGTATAACCTATAGATTTTGCTTTTTCTAAGCAAGTTTCTATCAATTTAGAACCCAAACCTTTTCCTCTGGTTATTGGCAAAAAGTACATTTTCTGAAGCTCACACGTTTTACCTTCAAAATTATCTAATTGAGCAATTCCTACTCCGCCAACAACTTTGTTTTGATGTTCTACCACATAATAAAATGATGTTGGTTTGTCAAAATTTTCAAACATTTTATCAGTAGCAGCATCCTCATAAGCTGTTCCTATTTTTGGAGCACCCATCTCTAAAAGAACTTCTCTAATTACAATAGCCATTTGTGCATTGTCTTTAGACTGAATTTCTCTAATGATAAAATCTTGACTTGTCATATAATACTGTATTTTTGCATGAGCAATTTACTTAATTTTTTAATTATTCTAGATGAAAAATCTTTTATATTTTACGCTATTAATTTTACTAATTTCTAGCTGTTCTGTTAATAAACAACCGACTTTTATAAAAGTTGATAACATAAAAGTATCTTCTTTTAGTGGAGACACAATACGTTTAAAAGCGGAAGCTTTTTTTACAAACCCAAATGATGTTGGTGGTAAAATTTCTACTGATGAAATTAAGGTAATTGTAAATGGAGCTGAGGTTGCACATGTTTCTTCAGAAGAATTTAAAGTGCCTGCAAGAGAAGATTTTACAATTCCTTTAGTTGTGGTAATTCCTGCAAAAAAAGTATTTGAAAATAACAAAAACGGAATTTTAGGAGGTTTACTAAATTCATTTTTAAATAAATCGATTAAAGTGCAATTTAAGGGAGATATTAAATATAAGGTTTTTGGGTATTCTAGTGTGTATCCTGTGGATCAAATTCAGGAAATTAAATTTTAATTCTTAGTTATCAGTCACGAAATTTACATAAAACGCTGCTTACAAATCGCTAAAAACGGAATTGGTTCTGCACGACCAAATCCTTCTGTTGGTGCAGTTGTTGTTTATAATAATAAAATTATTGGTGAAGGTTTTACTTCAATTTACGGAGGAAATCATGCAGAGGTAAATGCAATCAATTCTGTAAAAGATACATCGCTTTTAAAAGAAGCTACAATTTATGTTACGTTAGAACCTTGTTCTCATTTTGGGAAAACGCCTCCTTGTGCAGATTTAATTGTAAAACATCAATTGAAGACTGTAGTTATTGGTTGTGTAGATTCTAATAGTTTGGTTGCTGGTAAAGGAATTGAAAGATTAGAAAATTCAGGAATTAATGTAATTGTTGGCGTTTTAGAAGAAGAATGTAGAGAACATCACAAACGTTTTTTTACTGTTCAGGATAAAAAAAGACCTTATATTATTTTAAAATGGGCAGAAACTAAAGACGGATTTATTGCTCCATTAACAAAAGATGAACAGAAACCTGTTTGGATTTCTAATCAATATTCTCAACAACTAGTTCATAAATGGCGAAGTGAGGAGCATGCAATTTTAGTGGGAACAAATACTGTTATTGCAGACAATCCTAAATTAAATGTTAGAAGTTGGTCTGGGCAAAACCCAGTAAGAATTGTCTTAGATAAAAGTTTAAGAACAAATAAAGATCTCGCTGTTTTTGATGGAAGTGTAAGAACGATTTTTATTACAGAAAAAGTAGATGAAAGTCAAGAATCAAAAGGAAATCTAATTTTTGAAACAATAGATTTCTCTAAAAACATAGGGATTCAGATTTGTGAAGTATTACAGAAACACCAAATTCAATCTGTAATTATTGAAGGAGGATTGCAAACTTTACAGACTTTTATCAACGAAAATTTATGGGATGAAGCCCGAGTTTTTGTTGGCGAAACTGAATTTAAAGAAGGAGTAAAGGCTCCGAATTTTAATAAAGGATTTAAAGAAAAAATAAACATCACTACAGATGTTTTAAAAATATATACAAATGATTAAAAACATCATTTTCGATTTTGGCGATATTTTTATCAACCTAGATAAAAAAGCAACTTTTAATGAACTAGAAAAATTAGGAATTACTGAAATTTCTGATGAAATGATGGCAGTTGCTCATCAATATGAAAGAGGATTAATTTCTACGGATAAATTTATAGAATTCTTCAAGGAGAAGTTTAAAGTAGTTAAAGAAGACTTGGTTTTTGCTTGGAATTCTATATTGTTAGATTTTCCTTTAAGAAGATTAGACTTTTTAAAAGAACTAGCTAAAAGTAAAAAGTACAGACTGTTTCTGTTGAGTAACACAAATGATTTGCATATTTCTTCTGTGAAAAATAGTTTAGGAACTGAATTTTATAACGAATTTAAAAATTGTTTTGAGCAGTTTTATTTATCACATGAAATAAATTTTAAAAAACCAGATGCTGTCATTTATGAGTTTGTCTTAAATGAAAACAATTTAATTTCTGAAGAAACTTTATTTGTAGATGATTTGAAAGAAAATACTGATGCAGCAAATACATTAGGAATTCATACTTGGAATTTAATTCCTGGTCAAGAAGATGTTACTGAGTTATTCACTAAAAAACATGTATAAGGTTTGATCTATTTATTATTAAGTATTCTTTTTGCAACGTCATTATTTGTAATTTTTAAATATTTTGGTATTTATAAAGTTGATACTTTAAAAGCAATTATTGTTAATTACTTGGTAGCTTTTGCTCTAGGTTTTGGTTTAGCAGAAAGAAGTATCCCATTTGCAGAAATACCAAGTCAGCCTTGGTTTTTTGGGTCTTTAATTTTAGGAGCATTATTCGTTTCTATTTTCTTTGTAATGGCTTTAACTGCTCAGAAAAACGGAGTTTCAGTTGCTTCAGTTGCAGGTAAGATGTCTGTAGTTGTGCCTATTTTATTCGGAATTTTCTTGTACAATGAATCTGTTACTGTATTAAAGGTTATTGGTATTATTATCGCTTTAGTCGCGGTTTACTTAGCATCGGTAAAAGAAGAAAAAAACAAAGTGGAAGGAGCAAGTATTTTGTTTCCTATTTTACTTTTCTTAGGATCTGGTACTATTGATACAACATTAAAATATATTCAAGTAAATTATGTTCCCAAAGGAGATGTTTCTATTTTTTCTGGAAGCTTGTTTGGAATAGCAGCATTATTTGGAGTCTTGATTTTAATAATTAAATTGATTAAAAAACGAGAAGCTTTTGGTTTAAAAAATATAATTGCAGGTATTGTTTTAGGGATTCCTAATTATTTTTCGATTGTATTTTTAATAAAAGCTTTACAAACAGATGGTTTCGAAAGTTCGGTATTATTTACCATTAATAATGTAGGTGTTGTTGTTGTTTCCACTTTAGTAGGATTGATTCTTTTTAAGGAGAAATTTAGTTTAAAAAACAAAATTGGAGTTGCTTTGGCAATTATTGGTATTTTATTAGTCACTTTTGCTTAAAATAGAGTTTCAAATTTGATGACTTTAACGTAAACCTATGTTTTTTTATGTGTCTATGTGGTCAAAAATTTAATTTTCACTTTAAATATAATGGAAGACATTTATAAGACAATTTTAATTCCTTCAGAGGAAACCCTTTTTAAAGAAAAAGGAAGTAAGTTTTTTGGATATGCTTTTCCTGTTTTAACAGAAGATGATGTTAAAGAACGTTTAGAAGAATTAAGAAAGAAACATCATTCTGCTCGTCATTTTTGTTATGCGTATCAAATTGGAATCGAAAAAATTAAATTTAGAGCGAATGATGATGGTGAACCAAATAATTCTGCAGGTTTGCCAATTTATGGTCAAATACAATCTTTTGAAGTTACCAATGTTTTAATCGTTTCTGTTCGCTATTTTGGAGGAACAAAACTTGGTGTTGGAGGTTTAATCTCTGCATATAAAACTTCTGCTCAATTAGCTTTACAAGCTTCAGATATTTTAGAGAAAACGATAAATATCGATTATAGGTTAACTTTTAATTACGATTTAATGAACGCTGTAATGAGAGTTGTAAAGGAGAAAAACCTAAATATTATTGCTCAAAAATTAGAAATGGATTGTCAGTATACAATTTCTGTAAGGAAAAAAGAGGCCGATTCAATTTTTACTATTTTTGATAACTTGTATAAAGTTGATATTAAAGTGTTAGATTAAATTGGAAAGATGTTATACGTAAAATTCAAAATTCAAGAAGCCGAAAAGTTTAATGATTTTAAAAAACTGTACAAGCATTTAGTTGATGTAAGACAGCCAAATTTTGATTTTGAAGATGAGGTTCCTGATTTTGATTGGGATACTATGAATGAAAGTGATGTAGAAGAGGCACTAAAAAAAATAGATGAATCTTTAGATGATGAAGCACTTGCATTAAAGCGATATAAAAAAGTGATTCCGAATTATGCAACCTCAGTTTTTAAAAAATATTTTCAAATTGATAATGATAAATTAGGGAATCTTGGTATTCAGGAAGTTTTGTCAATCTTTAATTATTTAGAGTTTGGTTTCGAGGTTGATTTTAATAATTTAGAATTATTAAAAGATGACAATGGAATTGTACAATTTTCTACAGGCAATTTTCCTTTTGGAGGATTAGAACGTTTTTTTGTAACGCTAAAAGCTTTTAATATAATTCCTGCAGAATGTTTTGACGGTTTTTCTGTAAATGAAATTAACTGGGATTCTGAATTTTCATATGATTTTATTGAATTAGAAAAAGAAACAGAAGTCTACATTAATAAATTAAAAGCTTAAAAAAAGAGGGTATTATTAATTAAAACCCCAAACTTTCTAATAAATGATCTGGACATCGTGTTGGTTTCATTGTTTTACTGTTCATAAAAGCTAAAACAGAACTTCCAGTACAAATCAACTCGTTATTTTGATTTGTAATTTCATAATCGAATTCAATCTTCACCATTGGCTTTTTTTTGAGAAAAGTTTTTATGGTTAAAACGTCATCATACAATGCAGATTTTATAAATTTAAAGTTTATAGAAATTACAGGAAGCATTATGCCGCTGATTTCCATGTCTTTGTAGGTAACACCTAAAGAACGTAGCCATTCTGTACGTCCTAGCTCAAAAAATTGAGCATAATTTCCATGATAGACAACGCCCATTTGATCGGTTTCTGAATATCGTATTCTAGTTTTTGTTGATGAATTTTTCAATAGTAGTGAACAATTAGATTTATGGTATTTTACGTAAAAAATAATTAATAATCAATAGCAAATTCATTTTTTTATACTGAATTTTATTCACATTTTTGTATAACATTAGAAAAGGCACATAGAACACCTTTTTTAACCTAATTATTAACTTAAGAAATTCACCAAAATTAAATGACTATAACTGCTGATTCAGTTTGGAATGAATGTTTGACCTTTATAAAGGATAACATTAAACCACAAGCCTACAAGACTTGGTTCGAGCCAATAAAGCCCGTAAAACTTTCAGGAGAAGCATTAACAATTCAGGTGCCCAGTAAATTTTTTTATGAATGGTTAGAAGAACACTACATTAAATTATTACGTGTTGCATTAGTAAGACAGTTAGGTAATGACGCTAAATTGATTTACGATGTAAAAATGGAAAACAATTATAGCAGTAACAGACCGCAAATTGTTAAAATTCCAAGTTCTAACAGAGATCCTTTAAAACCACAAAGGGTTACAGTTCCTTTAGAGTCTAATAAAAGAGAATTAAGAAACCCATTTGTAATTCCAGGATTACAAAAAGTTAAGATTGAATCTCAATTAAATCCTAATTACAGTTTTGCGAATTTTATAGAAGGAGATTCGAATAGGTTAGCACGTTCTGCAGGTATGGCAGTAGCAAATAAACCAGGAGGAACATCTTTTAATCCATTATTAATTTATGGTGGAGTAGGTTTAGGAAAGACACATTTATCACACGCAATTGGTGTTGATATAAAAGACAAATATCCAGACAAAACAGTTTTATATATTTCTTCGGAAAAATTTACACAACAGTTTATAGATTCAGTAAAATCGAATACAAGAAACGATTTCATTCATTTTTATCAAATGATTGATGTGTTAATTATTGATGATGTGCAATTCTTATCTGGTAAAGCAGGTACACAAGATGTATTCTTCCATATTTTTAACCATTTACATCAAAATGGAAAACAGGTAATTTTAACTTCGGATAAAGCGCCTGTAGATATGCAAGATATTGAACAACGTTTATTATCTCGTTTTAAATGGGGATTATCTGCTGAATTACAAGCACCAGATTACGAAACTAGAATTTCTATCTTACAAAATAAATTGTATAGAGATGGTGTTGAGATGCCGGAAGAAATTGTAGAGTATATTGCTAAGAACATAAAATCTAATGTTAGAGAATTAGAAGGTGTTATCATTTCTATGATTGCTCAAGCTTCTTTTAATAGAAGAGAATTCTCAATTGAATTAGCAAAACAGATTGTAGATAAGTTTGTAAAGAATACTAAGAAAGAAGTTTCTATAGATTACATTCAGAAAGAAGTATCTAAGTATTTTGATATGGATGTAGCAACTTTACAATCTAAAACTCGTAAGCGTCATATTGTACAAGCAAGACAATTAGCTATGTTTTTTGCGAAAAGATTAACAAAAACTTCTTTAGCAAGTATTGGTAATCAAATTGGGCAAAGAGATCATGCAACTGTATTACACGCTTGTAAAACTGTAGACAACTTAACAGAAACAGATAAGCAATTTAGAAAATACGTAGACGATTTAACAAAAAAGTTGACTTTCTAAAAATACAATTTCAGAAATTTTATTGAATTGCATTTTTCGTGTAAACGAGAATCTAAATTATAGTTAGTTTTAAAACTTTCTATTTAATATCACTTAATCTTTTTTAAGCGAGAAATAGTTTCTTATTTTTAACAAAAATTATTTTTATGCAGAAAGTATTGATGGTGTGTTTAGGAAACATTTGTCGTTCTTCATTAGCTGAAGGAATTTTACAATCTAAAGTGAATTCTGATGCCGTTTTTGTAGATTCAGCAGGAACTGCTAATTACCATATTGGTAAAACACCTTATGAACTTTCAGTTGACGTTGCTGCTAAGTATGGATTAGATATCAGTAATCAGATCGCTAGACAATTTGTTGTTAAAGATTTTGATGAGTTTGATTTTATTTATGCGATGGATGAAAGTAATTATGAAAATATACTTTCGTTAGCAAGAAGTGAAAAAGATACTCAGAAAGTGAGTATGATTTTAAAAGAAACACATCCTACAGAAAACTTAAGTGTTCCAGATCCATATTATGGAGGAATTGACGGTTTTGAGAATGTATATAAAATGTTAGATGAGGCTTGTGAACTCATCGCTAAAAAAATATAAAAAATGATTGGTAAACTCTATTTAATCCCCACAACTTTAGGTGAAACTGAACCTTTAGAAGTAATGCCTTTATCAGTAAAAAAAGTAGTTGAAGAAATTGATTATTATATTGTTGAAAATGAAAAATCAGCAAGAAAATTTATTAAGAAAATTTCACCAAAAAAATCACAACCTTCATTGCAGTTAATGTTGTTAGATAAATATGCAGAAGAAATTGAAACTTCAAAATATTTAGATATTTGTAAAGAAGGAGTTAATGTTGGTTTGCTTTCTGAAGCAGGAGTTCCTGCAATTGCAGATCCTGGAGCAAGTATTGTTAAACTAGCACACGAAAATAATATTAGAGTGATTCCTTTAGTTGGCCCAAGTTCTATTATCATGGCAATGATGAGTTCTGGTATGAATGGACAAAATTTTGCATTTAACGGGTATTTACCAATTGATAAATCCGATAGAAAAAAAACGATTAAAGATTTAGAGAAATTATCAAAAGATAAAAACCAATCTCAAATTTTTATTGAAACGCCATATCGAAATGAAAAAATGTTTGCAGATTTAAAAGCTGCATTAGCACCAACAACTAATTTATGTATTGCTGCGGATATAACGTTGCCAACAGAATATATTAAAACAATGATGGTGAAAGATTGGAAACATCAACAACCAGATTTACATAAAAAACCTGCTATTTTTATAATTCATAAATAGAACGATTTTATTTATCAAAGTATAGAAAACTATAAAACGCCTTATTTATTCTGATATTAGAATAAGTAAGGCGTTTTACTATTTTTAATAAAGGATGTAATTCCGTTTAAATGGTAGCGTTTCTATCAGCTTCTATATTAGAAACATCATAACCACCAAACTTCTTTAAATAAGATTGAATTGAAGCTCCATAAGCATCAGAAAAACGAATTGAACCATTACTTCTTAAGAACTTCTTCACGTTTCCTGCGCCACTTAAATGAGCCGCAGCTAAAATTCCTGATTCCGTAATTTTAATTCCGTTTATAGTTTTACCTACAGAACGTAAAATATCTTTTCTTAAAATCCATTTATTTACTTTACATAAAGCTACAAATGCTTTTTCTTGTAATTCAGGATTTCTTAAAAAGGCTTGCGTATTGTAAATATTAAATCTGTGTAAAGTTGTTCTTCCAAATTGGTATTTTCCTAAATAACCTAATGTGTTTACAACAGTATA
The window above is part of the Polaribacter sp. SA4-12 genome. Proteins encoded here:
- a CDS encoding YaiO family outer membrane beta-barrel protein gives rise to the protein MILKKIVIANILMMLLFSAHQLNAQEKVFNGDPDNAFKVARELAFNGKRKQAQDSLRFILTKYPTYLDIRAFLASTYSWDGNYIGARKEFAIVLKDDSKRENTWIAAINNELWAEKPFKALELTKQALIYFPKNTDITQLKAKSEFNAGNTEEALATIDKLLKVYPENKKAIDYKESINNLLRNNSIGINYSVDIYDKNDRDAMHYTTVQYARQTKYGSITAKLNYSNRFKTDNYLYELDLYPRIKEGMYAYLSAGFSNSPLNPSFRYGAELYTSLPKSFEASLGIRGIKFSSTTIIYTGSIGWYTGNSYWVFRPYITPGNPGTSKSGSIEYRKYRTDADNYFTIAIGFGVSPELDRFVADLDQETIFQLDSQKLNLGYFFSSKNKKNAWGLRASVFREEKPFSKGDYFLYTSLGVSYHLRFK
- a CDS encoding HAD family hydrolase is translated as MIKNIIFDFGDIFINLDKKATFNELEKLGITEISDEMMAVAHQYERGLISTDKFIEFFKEKFKVVKEDLVFAWNSILLDFPLRRLDFLKELAKSKKYRLFLLSNTNDLHISSVKNSLGTEFYNEFKNCFEQFYLSHEINFKKPDAVIYEFVLNENNLISEETLFVDDLKENTDAANTLGIHTWNLIPGQEDVTELFTKKHV
- the prmC gene encoding peptide chain release factor N(5)-glutamine methyltransferase, whose translation is MILKEFRVYFTDTLSEIYPKTEIDTFFFLLIEEKLNLQRVDTVMKPDFLIADEILSELKEIIIRLKKEEPIQYILGKTEFYGLPFIVNENTLIPRPETEELVEWVLKEVAESQSCKVAKLSILDIGTGTGCIPISLAKNLKDVKISAIDVSSEALKKAKQNAILNNVDLSFLEMDILQTEELPQQYNIIVSNPPYVRELEKVEINNNVLENEPHLALFVDDDNPLIFYAKIADLAKNHLTKDGILFFEINQYLGKETVEMLKQKGFSNLELKKDLFGNDRMIKAII
- a CDS encoding IMPACT family protein encodes the protein MEDIYKTILIPSEETLFKEKGSKFFGYAFPVLTEDDVKERLEELRKKHHSARHFCYAYQIGIEKIKFRANDDGEPNNSAGLPIYGQIQSFEVTNVLIVSVRYFGGTKLGVGGLISAYKTSAQLALQASDILEKTINIDYRLTFNYDLMNAVMRVVKEKNLNIIAQKLEMDCQYTISVRKKEADSIFTIFDNLYKVDIKVLD
- the ribD gene encoding bifunctional diaminohydroxyphosphoribosylaminopyrimidine deaminase/5-amino-6-(5-phosphoribosylamino)uracil reductase RibD, producing MSHEIYIKRCLQIAKNGIGSARPNPSVGAVVVYNNKIIGEGFTSIYGGNHAEVNAINSVKDTSLLKEATIYVTLEPCSHFGKTPPCADLIVKHQLKTVVIGCVDSNSLVAGKGIERLENSGINVIVGVLEEECREHHKRFFTVQDKKRPYIILKWAETKDGFIAPLTKDEQKPVWISNQYSQQLVHKWRSEEHAILVGTNTVIADNPKLNVRSWSGQNPVRIVLDKSLRTNKDLAVFDGSVRTIFITEKVDESQESKGNLIFETIDFSKNIGIQICEVLQKHQIQSVIIEGGLQTLQTFINENLWDEARVFVGETEFKEGVKAPNFNKGFKEKINITTDVLKIYTND
- a CDS encoding sugar MFS transporter; the protein is MSKMTKEASQTKKSTLVPIIIIAGLFFIFGFVTWINGALIPFMKTINELTDAQSYLVASASYISFVVMALPASYIINKIGYKKGMSLGLIVMAIGALLFIPAAEARTYWMFLTAIFIQGIGMTLLQTASNPYITILGPMESAAKRIAIMGIANKVAGGLGSVIFGAILLSGIKGIKEQLNVVGEAEKANLLNTMADSVVTPYIIMAIVLFLLGILIRKAPLPHVEAQPIEVSKSGEKTKTSIFQFPHLWLGVLALFLYVGVEVVAGDTIISYGISLDIPVEEAKFFTLFTLMAMVATYALGVFLIPKYISQSLALKASAILGILLSFCIVFTTGFTSVLFVAALGIANALVWPAIWPLALTGLGKFTERASALLIMAISGGAIIPPLYGYLVDSKKEELISTGINEVNALAEASSFGYWILLPCYIIILYYAFWGHKKGL
- a CDS encoding GNAT family N-acetyltransferase; this encodes MTSQDFIIREIQSKDNAQMAIVIREVLLEMGAPKIGTAYEDAATDKMFENFDKPTSFYYVVEHQNKVVGGVGIAQLDNFEGKTCELQKMYFLPITRGKGLGSKLIETCLEKAKSIGYTHCYLETMPYMNAARALYKKNGFINLDKPIGNTGHYSCNVWMLKKL
- a CDS encoding acyl-CoA thioesterase, giving the protein MKNSSTKTRIRYSETDQMGVVYHGNYAQFFELGRTEWLRSLGVTYKDMEISGIMLPVISINFKFIKSALYDDVLTIKTFLKKKPMVKIEFDYEITNQNNELICTGSSVLAFMNSKTMKPTRCPDHLLESLGF
- a CDS encoding EamA family transporter; this translates as MIYLLLSILFATSLFVIFKYFGIYKVDTLKAIIVNYLVAFALGFGLAERSIPFAEIPSQPWFFGSLILGALFVSIFFVMALTAQKNGVSVASVAGKMSVVVPILFGIFLYNESVTVLKVIGIIIALVAVYLASVKEEKNKVEGASILFPILLFLGSGTIDTTLKYIQVNYVPKGDVSIFSGSLFGIAALFGVLILIIKLIKKREAFGLKNIIAGIVLGIPNYFSIVFLIKALQTDGFESSVLFTINNVGVVVVSTLVGLILFKEKFSLKNKIGVALAIIGILLVTFA
- a CDS encoding LEA type 2 family protein, producing the protein MKNLLYFTLLILLISSCSVNKQPTFIKVDNIKVSSFSGDTIRLKAEAFFTNPNDVGGKISTDEIKVIVNGAEVAHVSSEEFKVPAREDFTIPLVVVIPAKKVFENNKNGILGGLLNSFLNKSIKVQFKGDIKYKVFGYSSVYPVDQIQEIKF